CTTCAAAACAATCCAGGATATTTGCCTGTGGTATTAGGTCTTCCTCAGGAAAAAGTTGTGTGGTGGCAAGTTGAGTAAAACTTGCATGTGGGCCAAGAAATGCAATCTTCATATATTCTGCGTAATTGTTAAATGTAAATTAAACTTCAACAAAGGAATGAAATAGTTGATACTTAAAAAAATTATATAACGTAATTATTCAGGGGTATTTTCTTCAACCTTCCAGTTTGCTTTAAAAAGATTCAATAAATGCTCCGGGCATCTGATGATTTTGTTGGTTGATGAATCCAGAAAGAACAGGGTGGTAGAAGCTTCGGTAATTTTTACTCCGTCTTCGTTGTAGATTTCATATTCAAATTCAATCCGTACTCCGGGTATTTTTTTTATATAGGTGTGGATTTCTAATTTTTGATCGTATAAAGCTGGTTTTAAATACTTAATTTTATAATCGGAAACGGGTAACCAAATTCCCTGGTTTTCAATTTCATTATATGACATTCCGATGGATCGAAATAGCTCAACTCTGCCAATTTCAAAGTACGTTGCATAGTTGCCATAATAGACATATTTCATAGGGTCGGTTTCGGCGTAACGTACTCGTATTGAGTGGATTGTGTGTATCATTTT
The sequence above is drawn from the Chryseobacterium daecheongense genome and encodes:
- a CDS encoding thioesterase family protein, with the protein product MIHTIHSIRVRYAETDPMKYVYYGNYATYFEIGRVELFRSIGMSYNEIENQGIWLPVSDYKIKYLKPALYDQKLEIHTYIKKIPGVRIEFEYEIYNEDGVKITEASTTLFFLDSSTNKIIRCPEHLLNLFKANWKVEENTPE